In a genomic window of Octadecabacter temperatus:
- a CDS encoding Gfo/Idh/MocA family protein: MKAALIGYGWWGQHLAPRIAENENMSLTGICAPELTSSTTPEGYHVYPNYEAVLADETVDAVILTSPNQFHEPQTVSAAAAGKHVFCEKPFSLDGASARRMAAAIDEHGVQLAIGHERRFEPGMRALSEMVETGALGTIMHAEAAFSHDKLIGVPLDNWRTKKTTAPAAGMTGMGIHLTDAFIGMFGPVEVVQALTADRVLGWETGDLVSVQLGFKAGMTATLSAVLKTPHFIRCHVFGSDRWAEVRNDTHPDTPGGFAHLSVSETGKPIDTKSFPWEDTVVHNLEAFAAAIDGRAPYPIPVSDMVHNIEVLEAIAQAAETRETVRL, translated from the coding sequence ATGAAAGCGGCATTGATTGGTTATGGATGGTGGGGGCAGCATTTAGCGCCGCGGATCGCCGAGAATGAAAACATGTCTTTGACGGGGATTTGCGCCCCAGAATTGACGTCATCCACAACGCCGGAAGGCTACCACGTCTATCCGAATTACGAGGCAGTCCTCGCGGATGAAACTGTCGATGCCGTGATCCTGACAAGCCCGAACCAATTTCATGAACCACAAACAGTTAGCGCCGCGGCTGCGGGTAAGCATGTGTTTTGTGAAAAACCGTTTTCCTTAGATGGCGCGTCCGCACGCCGGATGGCGGCTGCGATTGATGAGCACGGCGTTCAACTTGCCATCGGGCATGAGCGGCGGTTTGAACCAGGAATGCGCGCCCTGTCAGAGATGGTGGAAACCGGTGCGCTGGGCACGATCATGCATGCGGAAGCGGCGTTCAGCCACGACAAGCTAATCGGCGTCCCATTGGACAATTGGCGCACGAAAAAAACGACAGCACCAGCGGCAGGAATGACCGGAATGGGCATTCATTTAACGGATGCCTTCATCGGCATGTTCGGCCCCGTCGAAGTGGTTCAGGCCCTAACGGCAGACCGCGTTTTAGGCTGGGAAACAGGCGATCTGGTGTCTGTTCAACTTGGGTTTAAGGCAGGGATGACGGCAACGTTGTCGGCTGTTTTGAAGACTCCGCATTTCATTCGATGCCACGTCTTCGGGTCTGATCGTTGGGCCGAAGTCCGCAATGACACGCACCCCGATACACCGGGTGGCTTTGCGCATTTGTCCGTCAGCGAAACAGGCAAGCCGATAGATACTAAATCCTTCCCGTGGGAGGACACAGTGGTTCATAACCTCGAAGCGTTTGCCGCTGCTATAGACGGGCGTGCGCCGTACCCAATTCCCGTGAGCGACATGGTTCACAACATCGAGGTGCTGGAGGCCATCGCACAAGCGGCGGAAACCAGAGAAACAGTTCGGCTGTGA
- the pcaD gene encoding 3-oxoadipate enol-lactonase, with amino-acid sequence MNQSIKLASGVTLNTKIDGPDTAPWLILSNSLGADLTMWDEQIAFLTASYRVLRYDTRGHGASDVPSGPYSFDGLVGDVIGLMDALEIETAHFMGLSMGGMTGLGLSLNHADRITRVVCADGRADAPAPFVAMWDQRMAAVADGGLEAIADGTLGTWLTADWQAANPARTKSVRDMVTATNVDGYIACCKALQKLDYLKSLGDVKIPVLFVGGREDVGASPETMGAMAAATPGGKYIEIADAAHVANINAPEAFNASIKRFLDL; translated from the coding sequence ATGAACCAAAGCATTAAACTTGCGTCCGGCGTGACGTTGAATACAAAAATCGATGGCCCTGACACTGCGCCTTGGTTGATCTTGTCAAACTCTTTGGGCGCGGACTTGACCATGTGGGACGAGCAGATCGCGTTCCTGACCGCCTCTTACCGCGTATTGCGCTATGACACGCGCGGTCATGGGGCCAGTGATGTGCCGTCGGGACCGTATTCGTTTGATGGCTTGGTTGGCGATGTGATCGGCTTAATGGATGCGCTTGAGATCGAAACGGCGCATTTCATGGGGCTTTCGATGGGCGGCATGACGGGGCTTGGATTGTCGCTGAACCATGCCGACAGAATTACGCGCGTGGTCTGTGCGGATGGCCGCGCGGATGCGCCGGCGCCGTTTGTTGCGATGTGGGACCAGCGAATGGCCGCCGTTGCCGATGGCGGGCTTGAGGCTATTGCAGACGGAACGTTGGGGACGTGGCTAACGGCTGATTGGCAAGCCGCGAACCCTGCGCGGACGAAATCCGTGCGGGACATGGTAACGGCGACGAACGTGGATGGGTACATCGCCTGTTGTAAGGCTTTGCAGAAACTGGATTACCTCAAGTCGCTTGGCGATGTGAAAATTCCGGTTCTGTTTGTCGGTGGACGCGAAGACGTTGGTGCATCGCCCGAGACGATGGGCGCAATGGCAGCGGCGACACCTGGTGGAAAATATATCGAAATTGCGGACGCGGCCCATGTAGCAAACATCAACGCGCCAGAGGCGTTCAATGCGTCCATCAAAAGGTTTCTTGACCTATAG